In one Erythrobacteraceae bacterium WH01K genomic region, the following are encoded:
- a CDS encoding alkaline phosphatase D family protein, translating to MNARKTLLAAALPLMAGALAHAPLAAQDGDVTVGPGSFLEGYYAALKSRVEMPVAPPGAPLPSTAAMIERIAFGSCNHQSRSQHMWAQIEATNPDLFLLIGDNVYGDTNWSGDAALKTLRDAYAAQSDHPEFQQFRARVPMMTSWDDHDFGFNDGGAAFAFRGFAEDIYETYWGSSAEVRARPGVYESRMFGQGDRRVQLIMLDTRYFRSEFERMPYTEERPPLGPYQPSNDESLTMLGDAQWAWLQQELARPADLRIVVSSIQVLTDAHDYESWEQLPLERARLYEMLGARADSELLLLSGDRHAGGIYRSGLGEGGDPLWELTSSSLNLAFGTTPQNTAREPDPLRVTDFIAEENFGLVEIDWAAEKVTLSLRGAEGEIRAQQDVFWNAQTAPAMRSPDMIPGAQDAPQGE from the coding sequence ATGAACGCCCGCAAGACCCTGCTCGCCGCCGCCCTTCCGTTGATGGCAGGCGCGCTCGCGCATGCCCCGCTTGCCGCGCAGGACGGCGATGTCACGGTCGGGCCCGGCTCCTTCCTCGAAGGGTATTACGCGGCGCTGAAATCGCGCGTGGAAATGCCCGTGGCCCCTCCGGGCGCGCCCCTGCCGTCGACCGCCGCCATGATAGAACGGATCGCCTTCGGCAGCTGCAACCACCAGTCGCGCAGCCAGCATATGTGGGCGCAGATCGAGGCGACGAACCCCGACTTGTTCCTGCTGATCGGCGACAATGTCTATGGCGACACCAACTGGTCGGGCGATGCCGCGCTGAAGACGCTTCGCGATGCCTATGCCGCGCAGTCCGACCATCCCGAATTCCAGCAGTTCCGGGCACGGGTCCCGATGATGACGTCGTGGGACGACCATGATTTCGGCTTCAACGATGGCGGCGCGGCCTTCGCCTTTCGCGGCTTTGCGGAGGATATCTACGAAACCTATTGGGGCAGTTCGGCAGAAGTGCGCGCGCGCCCCGGCGTCTATGAGAGCCGGATGTTCGGGCAGGGCGATCGCCGGGTCCAGCTGATCATGCTGGATACGCGCTATTTCCGGTCCGAGTTCGAGCGGATGCCCTACACGGAAGAACGCCCGCCGCTTGGCCCCTACCAGCCCAGCAATGACGAGAGCCTGACCATGCTGGGCGACGCGCAGTGGGCCTGGCTCCAGCAGGAACTGGCACGGCCGGCGGACCTGCGGATCGTCGTGTCGTCGATCCAGGTCCTGACCGATGCGCACGATTACGAAAGCTGGGAGCAATTGCCGCTCGAGCGCGCTCGTCTTTACGAGATGCTGGGCGCGCGGGCTGACAGCGAATTGCTGCTGCTGTCGGGCGACCGGCACGCAGGCGGCATCTATCGTTCCGGGCTTGGCGAAGGCGGCGATCCGCTGTGGGAACTGACCAGCTCTTCCCTTAACCTCGCATTCGGCACGACGCCGCAGAACACGGCACGCGAGCCCGATCCGCTGCGGGTGACGGACTTCATCGCGGAGGAGAATTTCGGCCTCGTCGAAATCGACTGGGCGGCGGAGAAGGTAACGCTGTCGCTGCGCGGGGCCGAGGGCGAGATCCGGGCGCAGCAGGACGTGTTCTGGAATGCGCAGACAGCCCCGGCCATGCGCTCGCCGGACATGATCCCGGGCGCTCAGGACGCGCCGCAGGGCGAGTGA
- a CDS encoding SDR family oxidoreductase codes for MTNGHDFTGQTALVTGAASGIGAACARWLDAGGAGRLVLIDTDGDALNALDLSCETDRIVGSVADEALWQRLDESHPEIDVAIVNAGVGGAGTVADQTLEEWRRVMTVNLDGAFLTLSYAMHAMKRRGGGSAVVVASVTGLKAVAGIGAYGVAKAGVAHMARIAALEGAADGIRVNAVAPGGGDTAIWNGSPQFQAAVKKNGRDATLKAMAIGTPRGRFATPDELAAQIGFLLSGAAANITGEVMVTDGGYSL; via the coding sequence ATGACAAACGGACACGATTTCACTGGACAGACCGCGCTCGTCACCGGAGCCGCCTCGGGTATCGGTGCGGCATGCGCGCGCTGGCTCGATGCGGGGGGCGCCGGGCGCCTCGTCCTGATCGACACGGATGGCGATGCGCTGAATGCGCTCGACCTGTCCTGCGAAACCGACCGTATTGTCGGCAGCGTCGCCGACGAGGCGCTCTGGCAGCGGTTGGACGAAAGTCATCCGGAAATCGACGTTGCCATCGTCAATGCCGGTGTCGGCGGGGCCGGCACGGTCGCCGATCAGACGCTGGAGGAATGGCGCCGCGTCATGACCGTCAATCTCGACGGTGCATTCCTGACCCTGAGCTATGCCATGCACGCGATGAAGCGGCGTGGCGGCGGATCGGCCGTGGTCGTTGCGTCCGTCACCGGCCTGAAGGCCGTGGCCGGCATCGGCGCCTATGGCGTTGCGAAAGCGGGCGTTGCCCACATGGCCCGCATTGCGGCACTGGAAGGGGCCGCAGACGGTATCCGCGTGAATGCCGTTGCCCCGGGCGGGGGCGACACGGCGATCTGGAACGGCTCTCCGCAGTTCCAGGCCGCGGTGAAGAAAAACGGACGCGACGCCACGCTGAAGGCGATGGCCATCGGCACGCCTCGCGGCCGTTTCGCCACGCCGGACGAGCTGGCAGCGCAGATCGGCTTCCTGCTGTCGGGCGCCGCCGCCAACATCACCGGCGAGGTGATGGTGACCGACGGCGGCTACTCCCTCTAG
- a CDS encoding sigma-54 dependent transcriptional regulator, whose translation MAEDDTRLLMLIDDEPAQSRLVTALAAREGWRTLVVKDSETAIATLGTREGMQLSAIILDQWVPGDDACSLIEELKARRPALPILMLTTSASPLLAVEAMRAGATDYLIKPVAPDRLMTALRSSTRKEAPRDELQPLTEKIDAELDFDSMIGTAPEFRTSLARAAKTARGHGHVLIEGERGTGKEMLLRAMLAASPRAKAPHRLLNVGGVRANSIESALFGHEPGAFPGAFDRQIGAIQFCDGGTLILDEIDRLGKDLQGRLASVITEGIVRPVGATHGFKVDVRILSASDLPLDDLVTTGNFDAALLQAITGTRIVLPPLRERPGDIGALARHFLIRIGEQPGLRHLSLADSALSLLCAYDWPGNVRQLQTVLFRAAVFCEGESLTAGDFPQLSELVGEIDENAAPLHEAIGVMLYTEDGNLRPLEEIEADVIRLAIGHYRGRMTEVARRLGIGRSTLYRKLSDLGIDNAA comes from the coding sequence ATGGCCGAGGACGACACCCGCCTGCTGATGCTGATCGACGACGAGCCGGCGCAAAGCCGCCTCGTGACGGCACTCGCCGCGCGCGAGGGCTGGCGTACGCTCGTGGTGAAGGACAGCGAGACCGCGATTGCCACGCTCGGCACGCGCGAGGGCATGCAATTGTCCGCCATCATCCTCGACCAATGGGTGCCGGGCGACGATGCCTGTTCGCTGATAGAGGAACTGAAGGCCCGGCGTCCTGCGCTGCCGATCCTGATGCTGACCACCAGCGCCAGCCCCCTGCTGGCCGTGGAAGCGATGCGCGCGGGCGCCACCGACTACCTGATCAAGCCGGTCGCGCCCGATCGCCTGATGACGGCGCTTCGCAGTTCCACCCGCAAGGAAGCGCCGCGCGACGAATTGCAGCCCCTGACGGAGAAAATCGACGCCGAGCTCGACTTCGATTCGATGATCGGAACCGCGCCCGAATTCCGCACCTCCCTCGCCCGCGCGGCAAAGACGGCACGCGGCCACGGCCATGTCCTGATTGAAGGCGAGCGCGGAACGGGCAAGGAAATGCTGCTGCGCGCCATGCTGGCTGCCAGCCCGCGTGCCAAGGCGCCGCATCGCCTGCTGAATGTCGGCGGCGTTCGGGCCAATTCGATAGAATCCGCATTGTTCGGCCACGAACCGGGCGCCTTTCCCGGCGCGTTCGACCGGCAGATCGGGGCCATCCAGTTCTGCGATGGCGGAACGCTGATCCTCGACGAGATCGACCGGCTCGGGAAAGACCTGCAGGGCCGGCTCGCCTCGGTCATTACCGAGGGCATAGTGCGACCCGTCGGCGCCACCCACGGGTTCAAGGTGGACGTGCGCATCCTCTCCGCCAGCGACCTTCCGCTCGACGACCTGGTCACGACCGGCAATTTCGACGCGGCCCTTCTACAGGCGATCACGGGCACGCGCATCGTCCTGCCGCCGCTGCGCGAGAGACCCGGCGATATCGGCGCACTGGCCCGCCATTTCCTGATCCGCATCGGGGAACAGCCGGGACTGAGGCATCTCTCGCTCGCCGACAGCGCCCTGTCGCTGCTGTGCGCCTATGACTGGCCGGGCAATGTCCGGCAGTTGCAGACCGTCCTGTTCCGCGCTGCCGTGTTCTGCGAGGGCGAATCGCTGACCGCCGGCGATTTCCCGCAACTGTCCGAACTGGTCGGCGAGATCGACGAAAACGCCGCGCCCCTGCACGAAGCCATCGGCGTGATGCTCTATACCGAAGACGGCAATCTGCGCCCGCTCGAGGAAATCGAGGCCGATGTCATCCGTCTCGCCATCGGTCATTATCGCGGACGGATGACCGAAGTCGCCCGCCGGCTCGGCATCGGGCGCTCCACCCTTTATCGCAAGCTGTCCGACCTCGGCATCGACAATGCCGCCTAG
- a CDS encoding NAD(P) transhydrogenase subunit alpha has product MRIAVLKEREAGETRVALTPETAKKFIALGAEVAVERGAGETASIPDSEYENAGASITDAAQAVTGAGIVLGIRAPDPLALAGAKDGALVAAIFDPFQQRDRVEAYAKAGFEALSMEFMPRITRAQSMDVLSSQSNLSGYKAVIAAANQFGRAFPMMMTAAGTVQAAKVFVMGVGVAGLQAIATAKRLGAQVSATDVRSATKEQIQSLGAKPVFVEDVAGIEGEGSGGYATEMSEEYQQAQAKLVSEHIAKQDIVITTALIPGREAPRLISDAQIATMKPGSVIYDLAVAQGGNVEGSTADELVTRHGVTLMGYSNTPAHLAPDASALFARNLFNFLSAFWDKDAGIVELDEEIGDAVRLTKHGRIVHERLV; this is encoded by the coding sequence TTGCGGATCGCTGTCCTGAAAGAGCGCGAGGCGGGGGAAACCCGCGTTGCGCTGACGCCCGAAACCGCGAAGAAATTCATCGCGCTCGGGGCTGAAGTCGCGGTCGAGCGTGGGGCGGGAGAGACTGCCTCCATTCCGGACAGTGAGTATGAAAACGCCGGGGCGTCGATCACGGACGCCGCGCAGGCGGTGACCGGGGCGGGCATCGTGCTGGGCATCCGCGCGCCCGATCCGCTTGCGCTTGCGGGCGCGAAGGACGGCGCGCTGGTCGCCGCCATCTTCGACCCCTTCCAGCAGCGTGATCGCGTGGAGGCTTACGCAAAGGCTGGCTTCGAGGCGCTGTCGATGGAATTCATGCCGCGCATTACCCGCGCGCAGAGCATGGATGTCCTGTCCAGCCAGTCCAACCTCTCTGGCTACAAGGCGGTCATCGCGGCGGCGAACCAGTTTGGCCGCGCCTTCCCCATGATGATGACCGCTGCCGGCACGGTGCAGGCGGCGAAGGTCTTCGTGATGGGCGTGGGCGTTGCCGGACTGCAGGCGATCGCCACGGCGAAGCGTCTGGGCGCGCAGGTCAGCGCGACCGATGTCCGCTCCGCAACGAAAGAGCAGATCCAGTCGCTCGGCGCAAAACCCGTCTTCGTCGAGGACGTCGCCGGTATCGAGGGCGAGGGTTCGGGCGGCTATGCCACCGAGATGAGCGAGGAATACCAGCAGGCGCAGGCGAAACTGGTGTCCGAGCATATCGCGAAGCAGGACATCGTCATCACCACCGCACTGATCCCCGGGCGCGAGGCGCCAAGGCTGATCTCCGACGCGCAGATTGCGACGATGAAGCCCGGCAGCGTGATCTACGACCTTGCCGTGGCGCAAGGCGGCAATGTCGAGGGCAGCACGGCCGATGAACTGGTGACGCGTCACGGGGTCACCCTGATGGGTTATTCCAACACGCCCGCGCATCTCGCCCCCGACGCGTCCGCATTGTTCGCGCGCAACCTGTTCAATTTCCTCTCTGCCTTCTGGGACAAGGACGCCGGGATTGTCGAACTGGACGAGGAAATCGGAGACGCCGTGCGCCTGACGAAGCACGGCAGGATCGTTCACGAGAGGTTGGTATGA